aataacaaaaatgatACGTTGTCATTTCTATATTTGGGGCTGGAAGAAATCATACAAAACCAGTTTCATGAGCTGATTGATATTTTTGTTGACCATACCCTAAGAGTAAACATTAACCTGACTGACCAATGTTTAAATATTCCTTGACGCTGATTCATATTATTTGACTTTCAGCTTACTACTGAAACTATTTTATGATTCAGTTTTTTTGACACACTGGTGATGTAACTTTTAGTAGGTCGAAAGGAGGATATCTTAAAATCTCATAATCCTCTTAAATCCTTTTAAAATCTACCCGTGATCCTGTCTGCGCTTTGTGTCAGTGCAGTAACGGTTCCGACCGCAGGGTGGCGCTCATGCGCCGTCGCTACTTGTAGCCCGCAGGCACAACGCAGCAGAAGAAGAGTGTTTGTTTTGGAGGAGATGGCGGGCTCCTCGACGCAGAAACaactacattttatttataattctTTGCAGGTAAAATAAGTGAAAATTAAACCGTCGAGAAAGGAGTTTTAACAAGTTTAGTAGCTTTAGTGTCGTCTCTGTGTTCAAATAACTTTGTTTTTGTCACTTTAGTCTACACAGATAACATTCTCCAACTTTTAGCCTAATTAATTATAGATGCAGATGTAAATATTCttctttattgttattatgtgGCTAAATTAATTGGGACatttataaaaacacacatggaCAGTTAATAGTCATTAAAGGCTCTTTAAAAGTGTCACTAGCGTCCAGAAATATTCTTGGTAGGACCTCGATTAGAGGAAATGTGTCTTGTAAAGAGCTATTTTAATACGAAGAACTCCAGATCCATTTCGACCAAATAGGATTTAGAGTTGAACTATCCCCTGGCTTTTGTGGAGGACCTACAAGATTAGTTCAGTCCTGGATAGTTTGGATTTTCTTTGAAAACTAAAGTACAGGGtctatcaaataaataaatcccatGTAAATGTGTGAAAAGCTCCAGCCTGTCTGGGCTGCAGCACTGGGGACAGCTGTGTACAGCTGTTCCAACTAAAATGTAGGTTTTCTATTTAAGAACGTATTTTAATGTGATATCTGTGCTTTGTGTTTCAGGCTACGTCATGTCCGTTTGTGCAAGATCTGTACTTGCAGGAAGCAGACAGCATGCTGCAGCTGCTGTGCAGCCCCTCAGAGCTCCGCACTGACATACTGGCATGGATCTGCAGGAGGTAGGATTACCTCGCTCACTTTTAATTTAGAATATACACATATCATCTAATACTTAAGCTGTATGTTGATGTGTCACTTTATAGTATCAACCCAAATTTTGGCAATTCAAAAGTGATGTTGCAGAGATCCAAAGACCCAGATGTTTTGACTAAAGGTAAGGTTGCCTTCACAGAATTCACAAAAGGCatgtttttcgtttttttaaccttcagaTTAACATATGCTCTCCTTTTGTGGTCGTCCCTCTTGTGCCAACAGAAATGGCTGCACTTGGGCAGGAGCTGATGCTGTGCAAAGCAGATGACCTGGACCTGATCAGGGTGAGGGGTTGAGTAACGCTGTTTTCAATATTATCAATTTAGTACTGAAAATGGTTCTTGTCACAACAAATAAGGGTGTTTTTCATTAAGGGGAACGCAAGTCCTCACCATCAGCTTTGGTTCCTGGAGCAGCTTTTGACACTCGTCCCAGGGTCCAAGAAGTCTGCTGGCCACAGAACTGATGGAGAGGCGTTTCTGAATGAGCTCTTTGCTGCTGAGAATCTGCCCCACCTCACACAGATGCTCAAACCCACGCTCGACCCCTGGCCTGCACACATCAAGTATGTTGGATATCTTGTTGCACAttaaggcccaatctcaatactctccctacttttcttcactcgcccttcttttctccattcgcacttcttttcttccctaacccctaaaaaaaagggggagattttagggcacttgagatctagggcacttggcccaggtgcctgtcccatttctcctactcccccttgttttcatccctaccctgatcaggaagctgagagccaaaagctgttttaatttcagctgtagcgctgttaatatggcactttattaagttttaatattttttcaggtataatggtaaccttaagatccacaacctgggctcagtttatccaaataacgcctgttaagaaatttgacccgatgttttcggagatgagaagagccgccgcccccggggagcagcctcagctcacagcccgagaagagacgtctccgccgggtcaagctgctccgtcgccccgggagagaactctctcccgggacgcagctctgttgagaattatgctggctgaaataaatcatttaggaagatgttggtttaatagatgaaatctaacagttgtagctacgcctgttaagaaatttgctccgaaatttggAGAtatctgtctgccggctccggagtttgggtccgcgttaaatcgacgcagagcctacgccgtaggctctgcgttggtgtaacgcggaaccataaatccctttattctggcgtgatcttcggcaactttatctgaaagtgtgtaaattacccagataacagctggattactttgtggtttctgaagactattatatcagaaacatccaaaacaaatctgacgagtcacaggattatttctctctattt
This is a stretch of genomic DNA from Cololabis saira isolate AMF1-May2022 chromosome 12, fColSai1.1, whole genome shotgun sequence. It encodes these proteins:
- the haus7 gene encoding HAUS augmin-like complex subunit 7, with the protein product MAGSSTQKQLHFIYNSLQATSCPFVQDLYLQEADSMLQLLCSPSELRTDILAWICRSINPNFGNSKVMLQRSKDPDVLTKEMAALGQELMLCKADDLDLIRGNASPHHQLWFLEQLLTLVPGSKKSAGHRTDGEAFLNELFAAENLPHLTQMLKPTLDPWPAHIKALRKRTKSPSNHREEVADVSSLLQSTQSELEQLQSKCDFLKNEEKSPAFSSSSLRLAACDLQQLMTTFSHVYETDLKAYCSREPPSFSTDIDVFQRVHQQLLACNTELEMLKEVSETSATVSEEGKRLQTQPRYWSKGEKRTMPDHLEEITRRIQDSSHLQS